The following proteins come from a genomic window of Streptomyces sp. NBC_01716:
- a CDS encoding gamma-glutamyltransferase: protein MSLRTMARRAVASGTLGAVAAGSPTASGIGLAALLDGGNAFDAALAAALAETVVMPSKCGLAGDLVALYVTADHEEPVSVIALGSAPAGLYAAAAARGWQVPATGPLSVGVPGAPAGYARLGALGRMTRERLASPAVALARRGFPWSRLNVLLTRESLPTLTRYQPGGGRCFPAAGPLAEGEAVRMPGLAGVLERFVRDGPDLFAGGLGRRLADYVQEHGGVLDLDDLGAAEVIEERAHSVESERGRIWATNGPSYGIALTRTFDREHRIDRGAPTSPDAVTQALAVLARGGLHPAPAAEGTSTVSAADADGNAVVIVHSNSFPQYGSGLVLPGDDLVLANRAGRGFTFEPGHPNAPRPGRRPLTTLHAWALKDAAQSWVLGATPGGARQVPWNVQVIDRLTHPDLLDGPARLGDAVTAPKWEISERGVLREGAEIPPLGARSAHTLVRLGADLVSAAADPRWDTTAVAS from the coding sequence ATGAGCCTGCGGACGATGGCGCGACGCGCGGTGGCTTCCGGGACGCTCGGCGCGGTGGCCGCAGGCTCACCGACGGCCAGCGGCATCGGGCTCGCTGCCCTGCTGGACGGCGGCAACGCCTTTGACGCCGCCCTCGCAGCCGCCCTCGCCGAGACCGTCGTGATGCCGTCCAAGTGCGGCCTCGCCGGCGACCTCGTGGCGTTGTACGTAACCGCGGACCATGAGGAGCCGGTCTCCGTCATCGCGCTGGGCAGCGCGCCGGCCGGCCTTTACGCCGCCGCGGCGGCCCGCGGCTGGCAGGTCCCCGCGACCGGCCCGCTGTCGGTCGGTGTTCCCGGTGCGCCGGCGGGATACGCCCGCCTGGGGGCGCTCGGCAGGATGACCCGGGAGCGCCTGGCCTCGCCTGCGGTCGCGCTGGCGCGCCGGGGCTTCCCCTGGTCGCGGCTGAACGTGCTGCTGACCCGGGAGTCGCTCCCGACGCTGACGCGCTACCAGCCCGGCGGCGGCCGGTGCTTCCCGGCCGCGGGACCCCTCGCCGAGGGCGAGGCCGTACGGATGCCCGGTCTCGCGGGGGTGCTGGAGCGGTTCGTCCGCGACGGGCCGGACCTGTTCGCCGGCGGGCTCGGCCGGCGCCTGGCCGACTACGTACAGGAGCACGGGGGCGTCCTGGACCTCGACGACCTCGGCGCCGCCGAGGTGATCGAGGAGCGCGCGCACAGCGTGGAGTCGGAGCGTGGCCGCATCTGGGCAACCAACGGCCCGAGCTACGGGATCGCCCTCACTCGGACGTTCGACCGCGAGCACCGCATCGATCGCGGTGCTCCCACCTCGCCGGACGCGGTGACGCAGGCTCTCGCCGTCCTGGCCCGGGGCGGGCTCCACCCAGCGCCGGCGGCCGAGGGGACCTCGACCGTGTCGGCCGCCGACGCGGACGGCAACGCCGTGGTGATCGTCCACTCCAACTCGTTCCCGCAGTACGGCAGCGGTTTGGTCCTTCCGGGCGACGACCTCGTCCTGGCCAATCGCGCTGGACGGGGTTTCACCTTCGAGCCGGGCCATCCCAACGCACCCCGCCCGGGCCGGCGGCCCCTCACGACGCTCCACGCCTGGGCCTTGAAGGACGCGGCGCAGTCGTGGGTCCTCGGGGCCACGCCCGGTGGCGCTCGGCAGGTCCCCTGGAATGTCCAGGTCATCGATCGGCTGACCCACCCCGATCTGCTCGACGGCCCGGCGCGGCTGGGCGACGCCGTGACGGCGCCGAAGTGGGAGATCTCCGAGCGCGGTGTCCTGCGCGAAGGAGCCGAGATCCCGCCGCTCGGTGCCCGGTCGGCCCACACCCTGGTCCGGCTCGGCGCGGACCTCGTTTCGGCAGCCGCCGATCCACGGTGGGACACGACGGCGGTCGCGTCATGA
- a CDS encoding LacI family DNA-binding transcriptional regulator has protein sequence MGKRTTIGDVAAAAGVSVATVSRVLNGGAVKGATATRVWDAANRLDYTPNALTKSIFAGKSSTIGVLIDDLSSPFYLDLMRGIDEVADANGSLVMFSNTFRHVDREVAQVQTMDEQRVRGLIVTTSVSTDDRTRRMAARGTPCVVVARSVQSPLPNLHSVALDNRAAGRLVAEHLVSCGRRTVGVITSGKRPSQSGRTEGLQRGLAEAGLPLPDEAVVAVAGNEDVDAAIEVLLERCAPDAIVCFAGRRTVAVHSALMARGLMIPDDIGFLTMDDFSWAPALGITVIAQPSYQMGLKAAGLIVESPAESAQLTFQPELIARTSCGERG, from the coding sequence ATGGGAAAGCGAACGACCATTGGCGATGTCGCGGCGGCCGCCGGGGTGTCAGTGGCGACGGTTTCGCGGGTGCTCAACGGCGGCGCCGTCAAAGGGGCCACCGCAACCAGGGTGTGGGACGCGGCCAACCGACTGGATTACACGCCGAACGCCCTGACTAAGAGCATTTTCGCCGGGAAGTCCAGCACGATCGGGGTGCTGATCGACGATCTCAGCAGTCCGTTCTACCTGGACTTGATGCGTGGGATCGACGAGGTCGCTGACGCCAACGGCAGCCTTGTGATGTTCTCCAACACTTTCCGCCATGTCGACCGCGAGGTCGCCCAGGTCCAGACGATGGATGAGCAGCGAGTGCGGGGGCTGATCGTCACCACCAGTGTGTCCACTGATGACCGAACACGCAGGATGGCCGCACGGGGGACTCCCTGTGTAGTCGTCGCACGATCGGTACAGAGTCCGCTGCCCAATCTGCACTCGGTTGCCTTGGACAATCGTGCGGCCGGTCGGCTCGTCGCGGAGCATCTGGTCTCCTGCGGGCGGCGAACCGTGGGTGTGATCACCTCCGGGAAACGGCCCTCGCAAAGCGGGCGCACCGAAGGGCTGCAGCGGGGGCTCGCCGAGGCAGGTCTTCCGCTGCCTGACGAGGCTGTGGTGGCCGTGGCCGGCAATGAGGATGTTGACGCGGCGATTGAGGTGTTGCTGGAACGCTGCGCTCCCGACGCGATCGTGTGCTTTGCAGGTCGGCGCACCGTAGCTGTCCACTCCGCACTGATGGCCCGGGGACTGATGATCCCGGATGACATCGGATTCCTCACGATGGACGATTTCTCCTGGGCGCCGGCACTCGGCATCACTGTCATCGCGCAACCGTCGTACCAGATGGGGCTGAAGGCGGCCGGACTCATCGTTGAAAGCCCCGCGGAGTCGGCACAGTTGACGTTCCAGCCGGAGCTCATTGCCCGCACATCCTGTGGCGAGCGCGGATGA
- a CDS encoding extracellular solute-binding protein, which translates to MKKIISVALVLGLSASLAACTSTGPDAGSGGGDVVVVEGYGAEYETLFRENIAKPFTKETGIKVEYRGGGSGAETYAAVRAANGDPGFDLGIMTHLELEQGHQDNLLARVTEKQVPNLANVPQKLKEHTNGVGAIQEVQQVCLMYNRDDFPKPPTSWDVMWNPKYRQGTLIFSPSNALGVYSLLTLADMGGGSSNNMGPAFKRTEEMAKYALATPTSSSEAVPFMAKETATTFPYFDGRAAIYAKTNNYDFTVPKEGTYANLGALGVPDGADHKGNAFKLIDYWLSKEVQERWALAYNVGPAITSLTFPAAFAAKHVTTPEQLDKIKIADASTVNDNRNEWQQQWQEAVR; encoded by the coding sequence ATGAAGAAGATCATCAGTGTTGCGCTCGTGCTCGGGCTCTCAGCGTCACTGGCCGCCTGCACGTCAACCGGCCCGGATGCCGGCTCCGGGGGAGGGGACGTAGTCGTCGTTGAAGGCTATGGCGCTGAGTACGAAACCCTCTTCAGAGAGAACATCGCGAAGCCGTTCACGAAGGAAACCGGCATCAAGGTCGAGTACAGAGGGGGCGGCTCCGGGGCGGAGACCTACGCCGCCGTCCGTGCCGCCAACGGTGACCCTGGTTTTGACCTCGGGATAATGACCCACCTCGAGCTCGAGCAGGGCCATCAGGACAATCTGCTGGCCCGGGTGACCGAGAAGCAGGTGCCCAACCTGGCCAACGTGCCCCAGAAGCTGAAGGAACACACCAACGGCGTCGGCGCGATTCAGGAAGTCCAGCAGGTCTGCCTGATGTACAACCGCGACGACTTCCCCAAGCCGCCCACCAGTTGGGACGTGATGTGGAATCCGAAGTACCGTCAGGGAACGTTGATCTTCAGCCCGAGCAACGCGCTCGGGGTCTATTCCCTGCTCACCCTCGCCGACATGGGCGGCGGAAGTAGCAACAACATGGGGCCCGCGTTCAAGCGGACCGAGGAGATGGCCAAGTACGCCTTGGCCACTCCGACGAGTTCCTCGGAAGCCGTGCCCTTCATGGCGAAAGAGACCGCCACGACCTTCCCCTACTTCGACGGCCGCGCCGCGATCTACGCCAAGACCAACAACTACGACTTCACCGTTCCCAAGGAGGGTACATACGCGAACCTGGGCGCCTTGGGCGTCCCGGACGGCGCGGACCACAAGGGCAACGCCTTCAAGCTCATCGACTACTGGCTCTCCAAGGAGGTCCAGGAGCGCTGGGCGCTTGCCTACAACGTCGGGCCCGCCATCACCAGTTTGACTTTTCCCGCGGCCTTCGCGGCCAAGCACGTCACGACGCCGGAACAGCTCGACAAGATCAAGATCGCCGACGCGTCAACGGTCAACGACAACCGTAACGAGTGGCAGCAGCAGTGGCAGGAGGCCGTGCGATGA
- a CDS encoding ABC transporter permease, giving the protein MTTSLTGSPPRVPGHTPTRKRSNLPLLSLPATVWVLAVFAVPTMILLASSVLTYDGAQVTTDLTTEHYTGLFGDSYFRSVLWDTIWTSIVVGLTCTAMGLLVAHFLVRSRSRLRTLVLLIVVSPLVSSVVVRTYGWLVVLQNDGLLNTILQWSGVTDRPVAFIGTWFAVIVGLVHVLLPFAVFTAMSSVQSVDPALERASRDLGAGPVRTFFRITLPLIRPGLISGFMLTFAISLGSFAAAAILGGGRVQTLATLVRERMVVSLEWGEAAAIAVVILVVSAITVGALLWAGNRSRKGI; this is encoded by the coding sequence ATGACCACCTCGCTGACAGGCTCGCCCCCGCGCGTGCCCGGGCACACGCCGACGCGGAAGCGTTCCAACTTGCCGCTGCTGTCATTGCCGGCGACGGTCTGGGTCCTGGCGGTCTTCGCGGTCCCGACCATGATCCTCCTCGCCAGCAGTGTGCTGACTTACGACGGCGCCCAAGTCACCACCGATCTCACCACCGAGCACTACACGGGCCTGTTCGGCGACAGCTATTTCCGTTCCGTGTTGTGGGACACCATCTGGACGTCCATCGTTGTGGGCCTGACTTGTACGGCCATGGGGCTTCTGGTCGCGCACTTCCTCGTCCGCTCCCGCTCTCGTCTGCGCACACTTGTGCTGCTCATCGTGGTTTCGCCTCTCGTCTCCAGCGTTGTCGTGCGCACCTATGGCTGGTTGGTGGTGCTCCAGAACGACGGCCTGCTCAACACGATCCTCCAGTGGTCGGGCGTGACCGATAGACCGGTTGCGTTCATCGGCACCTGGTTCGCGGTCATCGTTGGGCTCGTGCACGTGCTGCTGCCGTTCGCGGTATTTACCGCGATGTCCAGCGTGCAAAGCGTCGACCCAGCCTTGGAACGCGCCTCACGCGACCTGGGTGCCGGACCGGTGCGTACCTTCTTCCGGATCACGCTGCCGCTGATCAGGCCCGGTCTGATCTCCGGTTTCATGCTCACCTTTGCGATCAGCCTGGGCTCATTCGCTGCGGCTGCGATCCTCGGCGGCGGACGGGTCCAAACCCTCGCGACCCTGGTTCGCGAGCGCATGGTGGTCAGCCTTGAGTGGGGGGAAGCTGCAGCCATCGCCGTGGTCATCCTCGTGGTCAGCGCGATCACGGTCGGCGCACTTCTGTGGGCCGGCAACCGGTCACGAAAGGGGATCTGA
- a CDS encoding NAD(P)/FAD-dependent oxidoreductase codes for MKAVVIGAGVLGASTAYQLARRGVDVTVVDKGVPGDAASAASFAWLNSHGKEPRNYHDLNVISMTEWDAVARDLGKSDWLHKQGNVDVVDNAADAQKLMNRIERLNFYGYAAIPVPPRELGRIDPLIRRKDAYELAAFYPGEGHITVPLLIHDLLRAARDVGASVRDGSNVVGLIDHGDRVCGVVLENGDRLDADVVVLAAGAGIGDVMKTQGIDVVTAGTPGLTVTTSPGTSNLTTMLHLPGLSVRPDTSGRLVIRSSKSDTQIDHSTWTLPDEAIQELIAQTADGVADVDAAAVRSERVQIATRPYPLDGLPVAGFWDGVPGLYVMTMHSGVTMGALMGRLAAHEVTTGQESSLLDDFRPARVIAKAADGVPRFDPYAIEGEKASQR; via the coding sequence ATGAAAGCAGTCGTGATAGGCGCGGGCGTGCTCGGCGCCTCAACGGCCTACCAGCTCGCTCGGCGCGGCGTCGATGTCACCGTCGTCGACAAGGGCGTCCCGGGCGACGCCGCCAGCGCAGCGAGCTTCGCCTGGCTGAACTCCCACGGCAAGGAGCCGAGGAACTACCACGACCTCAACGTCATCTCGATGACGGAATGGGATGCGGTCGCACGGGACCTCGGCAAGTCTGACTGGCTGCACAAGCAGGGCAACGTCGATGTCGTCGACAACGCCGCCGACGCTCAGAAGCTCATGAACCGGATTGAGCGGCTCAACTTCTACGGGTACGCCGCAATCCCGGTGCCCCCTCGCGAGCTCGGCCGGATTGACCCGCTCATCCGGAGGAAGGATGCGTACGAGCTGGCCGCGTTCTACCCGGGCGAAGGCCACATCACAGTGCCGCTGCTCATTCACGACCTTCTACGCGCCGCAAGGGATGTCGGTGCGAGCGTCCGTGACGGATCGAACGTGGTTGGCCTCATCGACCACGGCGATCGAGTCTGCGGCGTGGTCCTCGAAAACGGGGATCGGCTCGACGCCGACGTTGTCGTGCTGGCGGCCGGTGCCGGCATCGGCGATGTCATGAAGACGCAGGGCATCGACGTGGTGACCGCGGGCACTCCTGGCCTCACAGTGACGACCTCGCCCGGGACGTCCAACCTGACGACGATGCTTCACCTCCCCGGCCTCAGTGTCCGTCCCGACACCAGCGGCCGTCTCGTCATACGGTCGAGCAAGAGCGACACGCAGATCGATCATTCGACCTGGACCCTCCCCGACGAGGCGATCCAGGAGCTGATCGCACAGACTGCGGACGGAGTCGCCGACGTTGACGCCGCCGCCGTGCGCAGTGAGCGGGTTCAGATCGCGACCCGCCCGTACCCCCTTGATGGCCTGCCCGTCGCCGGATTCTGGGACGGTGTGCCGGGCCTGTACGTCATGACCATGCACAGCGGTGTAACGATGGGCGCCCTCATGGGTCGTCTCGCGGCCCACGAGGTTACGACAGGCCAGGAGTCCTCGCTGCTCGACGATTTCCGTCCAGCGCGGGTGATCGCCAAGGCCGCTGACGGCGTACCTCGCTTCGACCCCTACGCCATCGAGGGCGAGAAGGCTTCCCAGAGGTAG
- a CDS encoding VOC family protein, translating into MAIAYSSIPAREGAVVSAKRLDHIVLRVKDPEASVAWYVEKFGFLVHRLDEFRAGTVPFPSVEVCPGTIIDLDARAEATGTNVSHFAIEVEATDFVALRDSGVFETVEGPFRRWGARGPGDLVYVNDPDGNTIELRHYAPSQLDT; encoded by the coding sequence ATGGCGATTGCTTATTCCTCCATCCCCGCCCGCGAGGGCGCCGTCGTGTCCGCGAAACGGCTGGACCACATCGTGCTGCGCGTGAAGGATCCCGAAGCCTCCGTGGCCTGGTACGTCGAGAAGTTCGGCTTCCTGGTGCACCGGCTTGATGAGTTCCGCGCCGGAACGGTGCCTTTCCCCTCGGTCGAGGTGTGCCCGGGCACGATCATCGACCTCGACGCACGCGCCGAGGCCACTGGCACGAACGTCTCCCACTTCGCCATCGAGGTGGAGGCGACCGATTTCGTCGCTCTGCGGGACTCCGGTGTCTTCGAGACGGTCGAGGGCCCGTTCCGCCGCTGGGGAGCGCGCGGGCCCGGCGACCTCGTGTACGTCAACGATCCTGACGGCAACACGATCGAGCTGCGCCATTACGCTCCCAGCCAGTTGGACACATGA
- a CDS encoding aspartate dehydrogenase domain-containing protein: MTWRIAVAGKGTIGARVAAELSAGRVAGCELVAVLDSSSGATVIGRALRAADLLVEASTAEAARALLPRALDAGRRVVLCSCGVLADRCVEFDLRRRGTVLGSGVMVPAGAIGGLDILGAAYRAVGRAVDRVSVRHTTTKGPAALGMIVTPTRPDVVFRGSAREAALAHPRTSNSSVALALATAGLDAVEVVVVADPDATRTRHRIELSSPVGRYDFAIENAVSPGSGGRTSEITAWSVIDTLEKLARCQTPAGPRDLPPSGPGRRSPGRGLAPPS; encoded by the coding sequence ATGACGTGGCGGATCGCCGTCGCCGGCAAGGGCACGATCGGAGCACGTGTCGCAGCCGAGCTCAGCGCCGGCCGGGTCGCGGGCTGCGAACTCGTGGCTGTGCTGGACTCGTCGAGCGGCGCCACCGTGATCGGCCGGGCTCTGCGGGCGGCCGACCTCCTGGTCGAGGCCAGCACCGCCGAGGCGGCACGCGCGCTACTCCCCCGCGCGCTCGACGCCGGACGGCGGGTCGTGCTCTGCTCCTGCGGTGTCCTCGCCGATCGTTGCGTCGAGTTCGATCTGCGGCGGCGCGGCACTGTGCTCGGCTCAGGTGTCATGGTGCCGGCCGGGGCGATCGGCGGTCTCGACATCCTCGGTGCGGCGTACCGCGCGGTGGGCCGTGCGGTGGACAGGGTTTCCGTGCGGCACACCACCACCAAGGGTCCGGCGGCTCTCGGCATGATCGTCACCCCGACCCGGCCCGATGTGGTCTTCCGTGGCTCCGCGCGCGAGGCGGCCCTCGCCCATCCCCGTACCTCCAACTCCTCCGTCGCCCTGGCGCTCGCGACGGCCGGCCTCGACGCGGTGGAAGTCGTTGTCGTCGCCGATCCGGACGCGACCCGCACCCGGCACCGGATCGAGCTGTCCTCGCCCGTCGGCCGCTACGACTTCGCCATCGAGAACGCGGTGTCCCCCGGCTCGGGCGGACGGACGTCGGAGATCACCGCATGGTCGGTCATCGACACCCTGGAGAAGCTTGCCAGGTGCCAGACCCCGGCAGGCCCACGGGATCTCCCGCCGTCGGGGCCCGG
- a CDS encoding MmgE/PrpD family protein — protein MITDGATHQLLERCQAMAGTALPEEVRRRARHCLLDHLTCSLVGAQLDYVQPSFTATAPLSGQPEATTADGRRRSAFTTAYLNGESANALDYDDTLLGHPGAPIIAAALAVGERAGATLDDLITAIVVGYETHWLLARAASPSQARAGKVRGDGVFDAIAASLAAAAVTDASAQRLGRVMGVAGAQSCVPYVAKWYERPVPSVKNNAGWNAAAAVLAVDLADSGAVGLPDVLDGPAGFWLMAGSDRWRWDDTLAETVEPAILRTGFKRFPACWHTQQYLAVLASVLQHIPEGRAIRHIQVAGPQDLQKFAETRITGPADVAFSIPTLSALLAGGVEPGPAWVHPDTLASITSLTQRVMVSHTQQRSVTVTLDDEQSLRANVPEADFAYPHPFGLTEREVRDKFDRLVSPLLGADTAGALRESVIDTDGSQKLSEITAAMHR, from the coding sequence GTGATCACCGACGGGGCAACACACCAACTGCTGGAGCGGTGCCAGGCGATGGCGGGCACAGCGCTGCCCGAGGAGGTGCGACGGCGCGCACGGCACTGCCTGCTCGACCACCTCACCTGCAGCCTCGTCGGCGCCCAACTGGACTACGTGCAGCCCAGCTTCACTGCCACAGCACCGCTCAGTGGACAACCCGAGGCGACTACCGCAGACGGCCGCCGGCGCTCCGCGTTTACCACGGCCTATCTCAACGGCGAGTCCGCCAACGCACTCGACTACGACGACACCCTGTTGGGCCACCCCGGCGCCCCCATCATCGCCGCGGCCCTCGCGGTCGGTGAGCGGGCGGGTGCCACACTCGACGACCTCATCACGGCCATCGTCGTCGGCTACGAGACGCACTGGCTGCTCGCCCGGGCGGCATCGCCGTCGCAGGCCCGAGCAGGAAAGGTGCGCGGGGACGGGGTATTTGACGCCATCGCCGCCTCGCTCGCGGCGGCCGCAGTCACCGACGCATCAGCTCAACGGCTAGGCCGCGTCATGGGAGTTGCCGGAGCACAGTCCTGCGTCCCGTACGTCGCCAAGTGGTACGAGAGGCCGGTGCCCAGCGTGAAGAACAATGCGGGATGGAACGCAGCCGCAGCCGTCCTCGCGGTCGACCTGGCCGACTCCGGCGCAGTGGGCCTGCCCGACGTCCTCGACGGGCCGGCCGGGTTCTGGCTGATGGCAGGCAGCGACCGTTGGCGCTGGGACGACACGCTGGCGGAAACCGTGGAACCCGCGATCCTGCGGACCGGCTTCAAGCGATTCCCGGCATGCTGGCACACCCAGCAGTATCTGGCCGTACTCGCATCCGTACTGCAACACATTCCCGAGGGCCGCGCCATCAGGCACATACAGGTAGCTGGCCCACAAGACCTGCAAAAGTTCGCCGAGACACGGATCACCGGGCCCGCCGACGTCGCGTTCAGCATCCCCACGCTGAGCGCCCTGCTCGCCGGCGGCGTCGAGCCCGGTCCGGCGTGGGTGCACCCAGACACTCTCGCATCCATCACGTCGCTGACACAGCGCGTGATGGTGTCCCACACTCAGCAAAGGTCTGTCACCGTAACCCTCGATGACGAGCAGTCACTGCGAGCCAATGTGCCCGAGGCAGACTTTGCTTACCCCCACCCGTTCGGCCTCACCGAACGTGAGGTACGGGACAAGTTCGACCGGCTCGTCTCACCGTTGCTCGGTGCAGACACTGCAGGGGCACTGCGGGAATCGGTGATCGACACCGACGGTTCGCAGAAGCTTTCGGAGATAACCGCAGCCATGCATCGATGA
- a CDS encoding amidohydrolase family protein — MLILNHGLIVNGDGRTAPFTGSVVIEGSRIAAVGPGNYTGGIDDTVIGLEGRLVMPGAIDPHTHAVAPGPRFASGTPGVSLEEVLGNLRRHLSQGHTTVVDLDGFKVPEETALAQGRQPVRIEAGTVHFAPMFDAADAADGAGLNDVHRSMTAREMVDAGAVVIGEVGAGMTLGGGGQDYMYIPAAVEQTTGVKILPAQAKALKYAVLGRHIRPGNPDREKIAELLQQQGLAGLITIDKMIKLIEESVLPSFQVALDGLVASANLAVELGVPTLVHNSAPSDEAAREAASIAKELFIGGHTNHGTFSAEEAVENARWIREQGGFVEIDTFDAWGRKELHATPEHLIALMQEGLVDIMATDYAAGHWDGMFEMVDAVARVGLVPLEQAVAMATGNVGKALPRVGADRGQLKAGQLADVVVSAAASPADVQLVVIDGEVALTRVDFAVPTVAA; from the coding sequence ATGCTCATCCTCAACCATGGCCTCATCGTCAACGGGGACGGACGAACGGCTCCCTTCACCGGTTCGGTCGTCATCGAAGGCAGCCGCATCGCCGCCGTCGGCCCGGGCAACTACACCGGCGGCATCGACGACACGGTCATCGGCCTCGAAGGTCGCCTGGTCATGCCAGGAGCCATCGACCCGCACACCCATGCCGTTGCCCCGGGCCCCCGATTTGCTAGCGGCACGCCTGGCGTCTCGCTGGAAGAGGTCCTGGGTAACCTGCGGAGGCACCTCAGCCAGGGCCACACAACGGTCGTCGACCTCGACGGCTTCAAGGTGCCCGAGGAGACGGCACTGGCACAGGGACGCCAGCCCGTACGCATCGAGGCCGGCACAGTGCACTTCGCCCCGATGTTCGACGCTGCCGACGCCGCGGACGGCGCCGGACTGAACGACGTGCACCGCTCCATGACTGCACGAGAGATGGTCGATGCGGGCGCGGTCGTCATCGGTGAGGTCGGGGCCGGTATGACACTCGGTGGCGGCGGCCAGGACTACATGTACATTCCTGCCGCAGTCGAACAGACCACGGGCGTGAAGATCCTGCCGGCACAGGCAAAGGCCCTCAAATACGCCGTGCTGGGCCGGCATATCCGCCCGGGCAATCCCGACCGTGAGAAGATCGCCGAGCTCCTCCAGCAGCAAGGCCTGGCCGGTCTGATCACCATCGACAAGATGATCAAGCTGATCGAGGAGTCGGTGCTTCCGAGCTTCCAGGTCGCGCTCGACGGGCTGGTGGCATCGGCCAACCTCGCGGTCGAACTCGGCGTCCCGACGCTGGTACACAACTCGGCCCCGTCGGACGAGGCCGCCCGAGAGGCCGCGAGCATCGCCAAGGAACTGTTCATCGGCGGCCACACGAACCACGGAACGTTCAGCGCCGAAGAAGCGGTTGAGAACGCGCGCTGGATCCGGGAACAAGGCGGCTTCGTCGAGATCGACACCTTTGACGCGTGGGGACGGAAGGAACTGCACGCTACCCCCGAGCACCTGATCGCACTGATGCAGGAGGGCCTGGTCGACATCATGGCGACGGACTACGCCGCCGGACACTGGGACGGCATGTTCGAGATGGTCGATGCGGTCGCCCGCGTGGGCCTCGTGCCGCTGGAGCAAGCCGTAGCCATGGCCACGGGCAACGTCGGCAAGGCGTTGCCCCGGGTGGGCGCCGACCGCGGTCAGCTGAAGGCTGGCCAGCTCGCCGACGTCGTCGTATCGGCGGCCGCCAGCCCGGCCGACGTGCAACTCGTTGTCATCGACGGAGAAGTCGCGCTCACCCGTGTCGACTTCGCGGTGCCGACGGTAGCGGCGTGA
- a CDS encoding GntR family transcriptional regulator produces MSSVGSRHRSLRDETTDEMRRLILDGHLRPGERLSEATISERLGVSRHPVREAFRRLETEGLLEALPRRGVRVVQLDRDELRIVREIRLALELIAVQHTVERADEATLAALRVALEEGHSAAAAADHDKLNALNDQFHELLASGGGSRFLADTLRSVRNQAHHLVGGKSAAVNQSWDEHAAIIQAALARDAELAVLLMRRHLQQRHTNQGGPQPVEAVQG; encoded by the coding sequence ATGTCATCCGTGGGATCTCGTCATCGTTCCCTCCGTGACGAGACGACCGATGAGATGCGCCGGCTCATCCTCGACGGCCACCTGCGCCCTGGCGAGCGTCTGAGCGAGGCCACGATCTCCGAGCGCCTCGGGGTCTCTCGCCACCCCGTGCGCGAGGCGTTCCGCCGGCTGGAGACAGAGGGCCTGCTCGAAGCGCTTCCGCGCCGTGGAGTACGTGTCGTCCAACTCGACAGGGACGAGTTGCGCATCGTCCGGGAGATCCGTCTGGCGCTTGAGTTGATCGCGGTCCAGCACACGGTGGAACGTGCCGACGAGGCGACGCTGGCCGCCCTGCGCGTGGCGCTCGAGGAGGGGCACTCCGCGGCGGCAGCCGCCGATCACGACAAACTCAACGCGCTGAACGACCAGTTCCACGAGCTGCTTGCGTCCGGTGGCGGTTCACGATTCCTGGCCGACACGCTGCGCTCGGTGCGCAACCAGGCGCATCACCTGGTGGGAGGCAAGAGTGCGGCGGTCAACCAGTCGTGGGACGAGCATGCGGCGATCATCCAGGCGGCACTCGCCCGGGACGCCGAGCTCGCGGTGCTGTTGATGCGTCGCCACCTCCAGCAGCGCCACACGAACCAGGGCGGACCCCAGCCTGTCGAAGCGGTTCAAGGCTGA
- a CDS encoding ABC transporter permease → MALSAQIALASALCALITGTAAAYALSRGQGRGRAALEGFLATPLLLPEIVISLAVVQLISMMSARGLIGSPLLVVTHTVIGIPFVLRTVGVSLLGVNTLWERAARDLGATPLRAFTSVTLPLMRSGMFAGALFAFIMSFNNVELSLFLTTRDANTLPIQLLQYMEYEYSPTLACVAVTSVLGICAIAGIASRFTHLTEFIHGGTK, encoded by the coding sequence ATGGCTCTGTCCGCACAGATCGCACTGGCCTCTGCCCTGTGCGCCCTGATCACCGGTACCGCCGCCGCCTATGCACTCTCTCGCGGCCAGGGGCGCGGCCGGGCCGCCCTGGAGGGCTTTCTCGCCACCCCGCTGCTCTTGCCGGAGATCGTCATCAGCCTCGCCGTCGTGCAGCTGATCTCCATGATGAGCGCACGCGGGCTCATCGGCTCGCCCCTGCTCGTGGTGACCCACACGGTGATCGGTATTCCGTTCGTACTGCGAACCGTCGGCGTCAGCCTACTCGGCGTCAACACTTTGTGGGAGCGTGCAGCTCGCGATCTCGGAGCCACCCCGCTGCGCGCTTTCACCTCGGTCACTCTGCCGCTCATGCGGTCAGGCATGTTCGCCGGCGCACTCTTCGCCTTCATCATGTCGTTCAACAACGTCGAGTTGTCCCTGTTCCTGACCACCCGCGACGCGAACACCTTGCCCATCCAGCTCCTGCAGTACATGGAGTACGAGTACTCGCCCACCCTGGCCTGCGTCGCGGTCACCAGCGTCCTCGGCATCTGCGCCATCGCAGGTATCGCATCCAGGTTCACCCACCTGACCGAGTTCATCCACGGAGGTACCAAGTGA